The following coding sequences lie in one Vibrio casei genomic window:
- a CDS encoding aromatic amino acid transport family protein, with the protein MSSSKILGSTLIIAGTTIGAGMLALPIASAGLGFSTSLIIMIGMWALMAYTALLMLELHQHADYDATLHSLAKQFLGDKGKWVATFAMLFLFYALCAAYIAGGGGQFNDKLHNWFAIDVSNGVGTLIFTILIAAIVTFGTSSVDRVNRVLFTCKLIAMAVMLFFLTPNIQAVHLLNMPLEKGLIVAALPVIFTSFGFHGSIPAVVRYLNLDMKALKKVMVFGSLLPLVVYILWQLATLGVVDQSTLSQAGDVTALVGTLSQVIHSSAISQVVSVFADLALITSFLGVSLGLFEFLGDSLNKNQSKGGRVGIALVTFVPPLCFALFYPQGFIMALGYAAIALAILAILLPVTMVMKSRVQHQDKQAFTVSGGTPALMLTLTAGIVIIVLQVMISLGVLPAIG; encoded by the coding sequence ATGAGTAGTTCAAAGATTCTAGGCAGTACTTTGATTATTGCGGGCACCACGATTGGTGCTGGTATGTTGGCATTACCTATTGCTTCCGCAGGGTTAGGTTTTAGCACGTCTTTAATCATCATGATTGGGATGTGGGCGCTAATGGCTTATACCGCATTGCTCATGTTAGAGCTGCACCAACATGCCGATTACGACGCCACTCTACACTCGTTAGCCAAACAATTTTTAGGTGATAAAGGCAAATGGGTTGCGACGTTTGCCATGCTATTTCTTTTTTATGCGCTATGTGCAGCCTACATCGCGGGTGGTGGCGGTCAGTTTAATGACAAATTACATAACTGGTTTGCCATTGATGTATCCAATGGTGTTGGAACGTTAATCTTTACTATTTTAATTGCAGCGATTGTGACCTTTGGTACTTCATCGGTAGATAGAGTTAACCGCGTGCTATTCACCTGTAAACTAATCGCTATGGCGGTCATGCTGTTCTTCTTAACGCCTAATATTCAAGCGGTTCATCTACTTAATATGCCATTAGAAAAAGGCCTGATTGTGGCTGCATTGCCAGTGATTTTTACCTCTTTCGGTTTTCACGGTAGCATTCCTGCGGTAGTGCGCTATTTAAACCTTGATATGAAAGCTTTGAAGAAGGTGATGGTTTTCGGTTCTTTATTGCCGCTAGTGGTTTATATCTTATGGCAACTGGCCACGCTAGGTGTAGTTGATCAATCAACATTATCTCAAGCAGGTGATGTGACAGCATTAGTCGGTACGTTATCTCAAGTGATTCATAGCTCGGCTATTTCACAAGTAGTCTCCGTATTTGCCGACTTAGCATTAATCACCTCTTTCTTAGGTGTGAGTTTAGGGTTATTTGAATTCTTAGGCGACAGCTTAAATAAAAACCAAAGCAAAGGTGGCCGTGTTGGTATTGCGCTAGTGACCTTTGTGCCGCCATTGTGCTTTGCATTATTTTACCCACAAGGTTTTATTATGGCGCTTGGCTATGCGGCGATCGCATTGGCGATACTCGCTATTTTATTGCCGGTGACGATGGTGATGAAATCTCGTGTACAACACCAAGACAAGCAAGCTTTTACTGTTTCAGGTGGTACGCCAGCCTTAATGCTGACACTTACCGCTGGCATCGTTATTATTGTGCTACAAGTGATGATTAGCTTAGGTGTGTTGCCAGCGATAGGGTAG
- the pyrE gene encoding orotate phosphoribosyltransferase yields MKAYQREFIEFALEKQVLKFGEFTLKSGRTSPYFFNAGLFNTGRDLARLGRFYAAALADSGIEFDVLFGPAYKGIPIATTTAVALADHHDIDTPYCFNRKEAKDHGEGGNLVGNPLEGRIMLVDDVITAGTAIRESMEIIKANGADLAGVLVAIDRQEKGKGELSAIQEVERDFGCAVISIISLGDLVTYLEEQGNNEAQLESVKAYRAQYGI; encoded by the coding sequence ATGAAAGCATATCAACGTGAATTTATTGAGTTTGCCCTTGAGAAACAAGTTCTTAAATTTGGCGAATTCACATTAAAGTCTGGCCGTACGAGTCCGTATTTCTTTAATGCGGGTTTGTTTAATACTGGCCGCGATCTTGCGCGTCTAGGTCGTTTTTATGCCGCAGCTTTGGCTGATTCTGGTATTGAATTTGATGTGTTGTTTGGCCCTGCGTACAAAGGCATTCCTATTGCGACGACGACGGCAGTTGCGCTTGCTGATCATCACGATATCGATACGCCATATTGCTTTAACCGTAAAGAAGCGAAAGATCATGGCGAAGGCGGCAACCTAGTGGGTAATCCATTAGAAGGTCGTATTATGCTGGTGGACGATGTGATCACAGCGGGTACTGCGATTCGTGAATCAATGGAAATCATTAAAGCGAATGGCGCGGATCTCGCGGGTGTATTGGTCGCGATTGATCGTCAAGAAAAAGGCAAAGGTGAGTTATCGGCGATTCAAGAAGTGGAACGTGACTTTGGCTGCGCGGTGATTTCGATCATCAGCCTAGGTGATCTAGTGACTTACCTTGAAGAGCAAGGGAATAATGAAGCGCAACTTGAGTCGGTAAAAGCTTACCGTGCGCAATATGGTATCTAA
- the rph gene encoding ribonuclease PH: MTSTARPNDRAADQVRPIKMTRNYTAYAEGSVLVEFGNTKVLCNASVEEKVPGWLKGRGKGWVTAEYGMLPRATHTRNRREAASGKQGGRTMEIQRLIARSLRAVVDLDVLGEMMITVDCDVIQADGGTRTASISGASVALADAIQSLVASGKLKKNPMKSHVAAVSVGILGEHALCDLEYVEDSAADTDMNVVMTEEGKMIEVQGTAEGEAFSRQELNQLLDLAEKGINDIIAVQKATLAE; encoded by the coding sequence ATGACTTCTACAGCTCGCCCAAATGACCGTGCCGCGGATCAAGTTCGTCCAATTAAAATGACTCGTAATTATACGGCTTATGCTGAAGGTTCAGTATTAGTAGAGTTTGGCAATACCAAGGTGTTGTGTAATGCCAGTGTTGAAGAAAAAGTACCAGGCTGGTTAAAAGGCCGTGGTAAAGGTTGGGTTACTGCTGAATACGGTATGTTGCCACGTGCAACTCATACGCGTAACCGTCGTGAAGCCGCAAGCGGTAAACAAGGCGGACGTACTATGGAAATCCAACGTTTAATCGCTCGTAGTTTACGTGCGGTTGTCGATTTGGATGTACTAGGCGAAATGATGATCACTGTGGATTGTGATGTGATTCAAGCCGATGGTGGTACACGTACTGCTTCTATCTCTGGCGCAAGTGTTGCGTTGGCTGATGCAATCCAATCACTAGTCGCTTCTGGCAAATTAAAGAAGAACCCAATGAAGAGCCATGTTGCCGCGGTTTCTGTTGGTATTCTAGGTGAGCACGCTTTATGTGATTTAGAGTATGTGGAAGATTCTGCTGCCGATACCGATATGAACGTGGTAATGACCGAAGAAGGTAAGATGATTGAAGTTCAGGGCACCGCAGAGGGCGAAGCGTTCTCCCGCCAAGAATTGAATCAATTATTAGATTTAGCCGAGAAAGGCATTAACGATATTATCGCAGTCCAGAAAGCCACTCTGGCGGAATAG
- a CDS encoding YicC/YloC family endoribonuclease: protein MIYSMTAYARKEIKSDWGNAVWEIRSVNQRYLETYFRLPEQFRGLEPILRERFRKRLARGKVECHLRFEANSKAQSDLNINEDLAKQVIQAAKQVMFLTGENSRLNPFQIMNWPGVMEAPEQDMDNIQKELLSAFEEAMDDFIDARGREGDNMKALIDQRLEAITNEAAKVRARMPEILQWQRDRLMNKFEEAKIELDSSRVEQELILLAQKSDVAEELDRLDSHVKEANNIMKKGGACGRKLDFMMQEFNREANTLASKSISTDVTASGVELKVLIEQMREQIQNIE from the coding sequence ATGATCTACAGCATGACCGCTTATGCCCGCAAAGAAATCAAATCAGATTGGGGCAACGCCGTGTGGGAAATCCGCAGTGTAAACCAACGTTACCTTGAAACTTACTTTCGCCTACCAGAACAGTTCCGTGGACTAGAGCCAATTTTACGTGAGCGCTTTCGTAAGCGTTTAGCACGCGGCAAAGTAGAATGTCACCTACGTTTTGAAGCGAATTCAAAAGCCCAAAGCGATCTCAACATTAATGAAGATCTTGCTAAGCAAGTCATTCAAGCTGCCAAACAAGTCATGTTTCTTACTGGTGAAAACTCTCGCCTTAATCCTTTTCAAATCATGAACTGGCCCGGCGTAATGGAAGCACCAGAGCAAGATATGGATAACATCCAAAAAGAATTACTAAGCGCATTTGAAGAAGCCATGGATGATTTCATCGACGCGCGTGGCCGTGAAGGTGACAACATGAAAGCGCTGATCGACCAGCGTTTAGAAGCGATCACTAACGAGGCGGCTAAAGTTCGCGCGCGCATGCCAGAGATCCTACAATGGCAACGTGATCGTCTAATGAATAAATTTGAAGAAGCCAAAATTGAACTCGACAGTTCACGCGTCGAACAAGAACTGATCTTACTGGCGCAAAAATCAGACGTCGCAGAAGAATTAGATCGCCTAGATTCTCACGTAAAAGAAGCTAACAACATTATGAAAAAAGGCGGCGCGTGTGGCCGTAAGCTCGATTTCATGATGCAAGAATTCAACCGTGAAGCCAATACTTTAGCGTCTAAATCAATCAGCACAGATGTGACTGCTTCTGGTGTTGAGTTGAAAGTGTTGATTGAGCAAATGAGGGAGCAGATACAGAACATAGAATAG
- a CDS encoding virulence RhuM family protein — protein MTDNIPQAPQGEFIFFTSVDGQTRVECRFESDTLWLSQAVMAELYDKDVRTINEHLINIYNEGELVQNATIRKFRIVRLEGIRQVSREIDHYNLDAILAVGYRVRSQRGTQFRQWATGVLKEYLIKGFVMDDERLKNPPVGQSAVPDYFDEMLERIRDIRASERRVYLRVKEIFTMAADYEPSNQETNRFFQTIQNKLHYASTKMTAAELIASRVDASKPDMGLTSYKGDEVRKTDVTIAKNYLYEDEIKELNRIVNMWLDFAEDQALRRKQVFLQDWAEKLDQFLSFNDREVLSGAGSISKKAADDKAKLEFDHFAEQRRRLKEAEGRKANIAALKAIIKKDK, from the coding sequence ATGACAGATAATATACCTCAAGCTCCACAAGGAGAGTTTATTTTTTTCACTAGTGTGGATGGTCAAACTCGTGTTGAGTGTCGCTTTGAATCCGATACCTTATGGCTATCTCAAGCTGTGATGGCAGAACTTTATGACAAAGATGTTCGTACGATTAATGAGCACTTAATTAATATCTACAATGAAGGTGAGCTTGTACAAAATGCAACCATCCGGAAATTCCGGATAGTTCGATTAGAAGGTATTCGACAAGTCTCTCGTGAAATTGACCACTATAATCTCGATGCAATTTTAGCTGTAGGCTACAGGGTTCGTTCACAACGTGGTACGCAGTTTCGTCAATGGGCGACAGGGGTGTTGAAGGAATACCTTATCAAAGGCTTCGTAATGGATGATGAACGTCTGAAAAACCCGCCTGTGGGTCAGTCTGCCGTTCCTGACTACTTTGATGAGATGCTTGAACGCATTCGCGATATCCGAGCCAGTGAGCGGCGAGTTTATTTGCGTGTCAAAGAAATCTTTACGATGGCCGCCGATTATGAACCATCTAATCAAGAGACCAACCGCTTCTTTCAAACTATCCAAAATAAGCTGCATTATGCCTCTACGAAGATGACCGCTGCCGAGCTTATCGCTAGTCGTGTGGATGCCAGTAAACCAGATATGGGGCTAACCAGTTATAAAGGTGATGAAGTTCGCAAGACAGACGTAACTATTGCCAAAAACTATTTGTACGAAGATGAAATTAAAGAGCTGAATCGCATCGTGAATATGTGGCTTGATTTTGCTGAAGACCAAGCTCTTCGCCGTAAACAGGTCTTTTTACAAGATTGGGCTGAAAAGCTTGATCAATTTTTAAGCTTCAATGATCGTGAGGTTTTAAGTGGTGCAGGGAGTATCTCTAAAAAGGCCGCAGATGATAAAGCCAAATTAGAATTTGATCATTTTGCTGAGCAACGACGCCGTTTGAAGGAAGCCGAAGGTAGAAAAGCCAATATAGCAGCACTCAAAGCGATAATTAAAAAAGATAAGTAA
- a CDS encoding DUF3427 domain-containing protein, with amino-acid sequence MQQVGIYEQLITGLIENRLDRERFYVGERELNTSEASIWLSRFLSHILEYAIDSLPASDDRLQQQITLSNQLLLWLKDQIQDNGFIEENLLASQGKILTALYELENPISVDLQNYIKEITPLTGLTQSELFCGSNAGLSLESELKREILSADKIYWLVSFIKWAGIRIFRKELEEFTSSGRELKIITTSYMGATDAKAVEYLASLPNTEVKLSYNTDRERLHAKSYLFLRDTGYHTGYIGSSNLSHSALTNGLEWNLKITSQEIPHIIDKSLSTFETYWASNDFERFSGDAVSSDKLKKALNQQRGDHQSSTTHFFDITPFPHQTDILEQLAVERSVHHRFRNLVVAATGTGKTLISAFDFARFVKEKPEANFLFIAHREEILKQARSAYRGVLRNGNFGELWVGGHTPEHHRQLFVSIQTLNNQLEQLTLTSDFYDYIVIDEVHHIKASSYRSVLEYFSPEVLLGLTATPERHDGGDILADFGGVIAAEIRLPEAINRRHLCPFQYFGIDDDTDLRSISWSRGRYDITELTNLYTYNQARFDKILLSMQELITDITQMKALAFCVSKEHAEYMAQQLLLKDIKSDVLTSNNSHERQQKQQAIRSGTISVLCVVDIFNEGVDIPEVDTLLFLRPTESLTIFLQQLGRGLRLSEGKECCTVLDFVGNSRSEYDFANKFRALVGKSNRAISNEIKQGFPHVPLGCRIELSKRTQEMVLSNIRQASLTLNRLVTMIRQYPQHSTLPLTLTNFLSQHPHIDLNELYKKGCWEELVQKSQDQVNDDADSHHLKMIKKAIYNRILTCDDHAYLSFLKQLCQNNFVSENQISRHILMCHYDFWQKPGPSCGFDSIAQSLAKLRSFDFKLELLDVLNWQLAQTKHEQPVMDNLPDVPLRLHARYSREQILVAFGATTFERQPPAREGVFIISDQNIELMFVTLDKNEQQFSPTTMYYDYAINESLFHWQSQNSARPDRGRGLDYVQHSKIEKRLFLFVREQTKDELGRTLGFVNYGEVEYVSHTGSQPMSITWKLNSPMPSFMWQQAAKLAMG; translated from the coding sequence ATGCAACAAGTTGGAATTTATGAGCAATTAATAACAGGGCTTATTGAAAATCGGCTTGATCGAGAGCGTTTTTATGTTGGTGAGCGCGAACTTAACACTAGCGAAGCATCTATCTGGCTATCTCGTTTCTTATCTCACATTCTTGAATATGCGATTGACTCTTTACCTGCTAGTGATGATCGCTTGCAACAGCAAATTACCTTATCCAATCAATTATTGTTATGGCTTAAAGACCAAATTCAAGATAACGGCTTCATTGAAGAAAATTTACTGGCGAGTCAGGGAAAAATTCTGACCGCATTATACGAATTAGAAAATCCCATCTCCGTTGATCTACAAAATTATATAAAAGAAATCACGCCATTAACTGGTTTAACTCAAAGTGAATTGTTTTGTGGTAGTAATGCGGGTTTGTCTCTTGAGTCTGAGCTAAAAAGAGAAATCTTATCCGCCGATAAAATTTATTGGTTAGTGTCGTTTATCAAATGGGCAGGGATTCGCATTTTTCGTAAAGAGTTAGAGGAATTTACGTCGAGTGGTCGTGAGTTGAAAATCATTACCACATCCTACATGGGGGCGACGGACGCTAAAGCCGTGGAGTACCTGGCAAGCTTACCTAATACCGAAGTGAAATTAAGCTACAACACAGATCGTGAACGCTTACATGCCAAGAGCTATCTGTTTTTACGTGATACTGGTTATCACACCGGCTACATAGGTTCTTCTAATCTTTCTCATTCAGCACTCACCAATGGCTTAGAATGGAACTTAAAAATCACCTCGCAAGAGATCCCACATATTATTGATAAATCATTGAGTACTTTTGAAACCTATTGGGCTTCTAATGATTTTGAGCGATTTAGCGGAGATGCTGTCAGTAGTGATAAGCTAAAAAAAGCATTAAATCAGCAACGTGGTGATCACCAATCGAGCACAACACATTTCTTTGATATTACGCCGTTCCCTCATCAAACGGATATTCTAGAGCAATTGGCAGTGGAACGTAGTGTTCATCATCGTTTCCGAAATTTAGTGGTGGCGGCAACTGGCACAGGTAAAACGTTAATTTCAGCGTTTGATTTTGCTCGCTTCGTTAAAGAAAAACCTGAAGCAAACTTCCTATTTATTGCTCATCGTGAAGAAATATTAAAGCAAGCACGATCGGCTTATCGAGGAGTGCTGCGTAATGGCAACTTTGGAGAGCTTTGGGTCGGTGGGCACACGCCAGAACACCATCGTCAATTGTTTGTTTCTATTCAAACCTTAAACAATCAACTTGAGCAATTGACGCTAACGTCTGACTTCTATGATTACATCGTCATTGATGAAGTTCATCATATTAAAGCAAGCAGTTATCGTTCGGTATTAGAATACTTTTCACCAGAGGTATTGCTTGGGTTGACGGCAACGCCTGAGCGTCATGATGGAGGTGATATTTTAGCGGATTTTGGTGGGGTGATAGCCGCTGAGATCCGTTTACCTGAAGCGATCAATCGTCGTCATCTTTGCCCATTTCAGTATTTTGGTATTGATGATGATACGGATCTTAGAAGCATCTCTTGGAGTCGAGGTCGTTACGACATTACCGAATTAACCAATCTATATACTTATAATCAAGCGCGCTTTGATAAGATTTTATTAAGCATGCAGGAGCTGATTACCGACATTACTCAAATGAAAGCTTTAGCCTTTTGTGTGAGTAAAGAACATGCTGAATACATGGCTCAGCAATTGTTATTAAAAGACATAAAATCCGACGTACTGACCAGCAACAATAGTCATGAACGTCAACAGAAGCAGCAAGCGATTCGCTCGGGAACAATCAGTGTACTTTGTGTGGTCGATATTTTTAATGAAGGGGTCGATATACCGGAAGTCGATACCTTGTTGTTTTTAAGGCCAACAGAAAGCTTAACCATATTCTTGCAACAACTCGGCCGAGGCTTGCGTTTATCTGAAGGTAAAGAGTGTTGTACCGTCTTAGATTTTGTGGGGAACTCACGTTCAGAATATGATTTTGCCAATAAATTTCGAGCCTTAGTTGGTAAAAGCAATCGAGCCATCAGTAATGAAATCAAACAAGGCTTTCCTCATGTACCATTAGGCTGTCGTATTGAGTTGAGTAAGCGTACTCAAGAAATGGTGTTGAGTAATATTCGACAAGCTTCCTTAACATTAAATCGTCTCGTTACTATGATCCGTCAGTATCCTCAACATTCGACACTACCGTTAACTTTGACCAATTTCTTAAGTCAGCATCCTCATATCGATTTAAATGAGCTATACAAGAAAGGATGCTGGGAAGAGTTGGTTCAAAAGTCACAAGATCAGGTTAATGATGATGCGGATAGTCATCATTTGAAGATGATCAAAAAGGCTATTTATAATCGAATTTTGACTTGTGATGATCATGCTTATTTAAGTTTCTTAAAGCAACTTTGCCAAAATAACTTTGTGAGTGAAAATCAAATTAGCCGCCATATTTTGATGTGTCATTATGATTTTTGGCAGAAGCCTGGGCCTAGTTGTGGTTTTGATTCTATTGCCCAAAGCTTGGCCAAACTGAGATCGTTCGATTTTAAATTGGAGTTATTGGATGTCTTGAATTGGCAACTTGCACAAACTAAGCATGAACAGCCGGTAATGGATAATTTACCCGACGTACCACTGCGATTACATGCTCGTTATTCCAGAGAACAGATATTGGTCGCTTTTGGTGCCACAACGTTTGAGAGACAACCGCCAGCACGCGAAGGTGTATTTATTATTTCAGATCAAAATATTGAATTGATGTTTGTGACATTAGATAAAAATGAACAGCAGTTTTCTCCAACCACTATGTATTATGATTACGCAATTAATGAGAGCTTGTTTCATTGGCAATCGCAAAATAGCGCAAGGCCTGATCGTGGCCGCGGGCTAGATTATGTACAGCACTCAAAAATTGAAAAACGTTTATTTTTATTTGTTCGAGAGCAAACTAAAGATGAATTAGGTCGTACATTAGGGTTTGTGAATTATGGTGAAGTGGAATACGTTTCACACACAGGATCACAGCCTATGAGTATCACTTGGAAATTAAACTCGCCAATGCCAAGCTTTATGTGGCAACAAGCTGCTAAGTTAGCAATGGGGTGA
- a CDS encoding protein-disulfide reductase DsbD family protein, with the protein MQLFTVFTRLQPKLAKLSLGLLGLFVLFSSYVTAAPLTTGWIKAEQHPPVEVQFVLTGQVDANNNAAGFIEVKLADEWKTYWRSPGEGGVSPELDWQASSNINNVDWQWPYPQRFNVLGIETLGYKHDVVFPLSIKVEDRHQPVNFKANLSLSSCSTVCVITDYPLELNFTPSDLKADPDAMRRYAQAVSLVPQTSSMLADTQATWDAANNKLQVSLTSQQGWQQPDLFVDGKAENVADSSFSHPKLSIDGNQLTAWFDVSNWLGEPDLSGESIQVTIVDKQFIAEQTIALTDGSVSEASTSSSLLTMFAFALLGGLILNVMPCVLPVLGMKLTSVLSAERQQKSQVRMQFLASAAGIISSFWLIAASLAILKWSGQSIGWGIQFQSAGFLGLMVLVTAIFGANMLGLFELRLPSSLNTWMATKGSNKHSGHFIQGMFATLLATPCSAPFLGTAVAFALGASWATLFLIFTGLGIGMALPWLLVALRPSLALKLPKPGKWMNRLKIIFGLMMLATCVWLISLLSSHLSTGLLWAFSLVALILLIWRCVNVFGARAVGISVSLGLIATSIVFLIASLTADYWRSPLPAELSWQPLDTLAIQQQVTAGNTVFVDVTADWCITCKANKIGVLLQQPVYDALQQDKIVRMQGDWTVPNPKVSEYLQSYNRFGVPFNIVYGPQAPQGIALPVIYSSNDVMQAIEKASGGVQ; encoded by the coding sequence ATGCAACTTTTTACTGTATTCACACGCCTTCAGCCTAAGCTTGCCAAATTAAGTTTGGGGCTGTTAGGGCTATTCGTATTATTTAGCAGCTATGTGACCGCCGCGCCGCTGACAACCGGTTGGATAAAGGCCGAACAACATCCTCCGGTTGAGGTGCAATTTGTGTTAACCGGACAGGTTGATGCCAACAATAACGCTGCCGGTTTTATTGAAGTCAAACTCGCCGATGAGTGGAAAACTTATTGGCGCTCTCCGGGCGAAGGTGGCGTATCACCGGAACTTGATTGGCAAGCTTCTAGCAATATTAATAATGTAGATTGGCAGTGGCCTTATCCGCAGCGCTTTAATGTGTTAGGCATTGAAACCCTAGGCTATAAACACGATGTCGTATTTCCACTTTCGATTAAAGTTGAAGATCGCCACCAGCCAGTCAACTTTAAGGCCAATTTAAGTTTGTCTTCTTGCTCAACCGTGTGCGTGATCACCGACTATCCATTAGAGCTGAATTTCACCCCGTCTGACTTAAAAGCCGATCCAGATGCCATGCGTCGCTATGCTCAAGCGGTGAGTTTAGTACCACAAACTTCCTCAATGTTGGCCGACACACAAGCAACATGGGATGCGGCAAACAATAAGCTGCAAGTGTCTCTCACCAGTCAGCAAGGTTGGCAGCAGCCCGATTTGTTTGTTGATGGCAAGGCAGAAAATGTCGCAGACAGCAGCTTTTCTCATCCTAAGCTTTCTATTGATGGCAACCAGTTAACCGCTTGGTTTGATGTGTCTAACTGGCTTGGCGAGCCGGATTTAAGTGGTGAATCGATACAAGTCACCATCGTCGATAAGCAATTTATTGCCGAACAAACCATTGCATTAACCGATGGTAGTGTCAGTGAGGCAAGTACCAGTTCGTCACTATTAACCATGTTTGCATTTGCTTTACTAGGTGGGCTAATTCTCAATGTGATGCCGTGTGTACTACCGGTGTTAGGTATGAAGCTTACCTCTGTATTAAGCGCTGAACGCCAACAAAAATCACAAGTACGGATGCAATTTCTAGCCTCAGCGGCGGGCATTATCAGCTCATTTTGGTTAATTGCCGCGAGTTTGGCGATACTCAAATGGTCTGGTCAATCGATTGGTTGGGGAATTCAATTTCAAAGTGCAGGCTTTCTTGGCTTGATGGTATTGGTGACGGCGATTTTTGGCGCCAATATGCTGGGTTTATTTGAACTGCGTTTACCTTCATCACTCAATACTTGGATGGCCACTAAGGGAAGTAACAAACACTCAGGTCACTTTATTCAAGGGATGTTTGCCACTTTACTGGCCACCCCTTGCTCTGCGCCGTTTCTTGGTACCGCAGTGGCGTTTGCTCTTGGCGCTTCTTGGGCGACTTTATTTCTGATTTTTACCGGACTCGGTATCGGCATGGCACTGCCTTGGTTATTGGTGGCGCTGCGTCCTTCGCTTGCCTTAAAACTACCAAAGCCGGGTAAATGGATGAATCGCCTTAAAATCATTTTTGGTTTGATGATGTTGGCGACTTGTGTGTGGCTGATTAGCTTGCTCTCTTCCCATCTATCAACCGGTTTATTGTGGGCTTTCAGTCTCGTCGCTTTAATATTGCTGATCTGGCGCTGTGTAAATGTGTTTGGCGCACGCGCAGTTGGCATCAGCGTCAGTCTCGGCTTAATTGCAACATCAATCGTCTTTTTGATTGCTAGCCTAACCGCCGATTATTGGCGCTCACCATTACCGGCCGAGTTAAGTTGGCAGCCGCTAGATACTCTGGCAATCCAGCAACAAGTCACGGCGGGTAATACCGTGTTTGTCGATGTCACGGCAGATTGGTGCATAACCTGTAAAGCCAACAAGATCGGCGTGCTGCTGCAACAACCGGTTTATGACGCATTGCAACAAGACAAGATTGTACGTATGCAAGGTGATTGGACAGTGCCTAACCCGAAAGTAAGTGAATACTTACAATCGTATAATCGCTTTGGTGTTCCGTTTAATATTGTCTATGGACCACAAGCGCCACAAGGTATTGCACTGCCTGTGATCTATTCCAGTAATGATGTTATGCAAGCCATCGAAAAGGCATCGGGAGGGGTTCAATGA
- a CDS encoding protein disulfide oxidoreductase — protein sequence MKSIKSKLIGVFKYLILLVVVSVAVDLWRSQSVPTQASFNLKAQDINQQWVDIEALSQEQPVVVYFWASWCSVCQFVTPSVNWVSDYYPTVGVSLSSGESHKLQRYFEYKQLGFANINDPRSQIGQQWGVNVTPTIFIVRNGEIKHITTGFTSPIGLLARLWVS from the coding sequence ATGAAGTCGATAAAGTCAAAGCTAATTGGGGTCTTCAAGTACCTAATATTGCTGGTTGTGGTATCCGTTGCTGTCGATCTGTGGCGTAGCCAGTCAGTGCCAACACAAGCCAGTTTCAATCTCAAGGCGCAAGATATTAATCAACAATGGGTCGATATTGAGGCGCTTAGCCAGGAGCAGCCAGTGGTGGTGTATTTCTGGGCCAGCTGGTGTTCGGTGTGTCAGTTTGTCACACCAAGTGTCAACTGGGTAAGTGATTACTACCCGACTGTCGGCGTTTCCTTGTCATCCGGTGAATCTCACAAGTTGCAACGCTACTTTGAATATAAGCAATTGGGTTTTGCCAACATTAACGATCCACGTAGCCAAATCGGCCAGCAATGGGGAGTCAATGTTACGCCAACGATTTTTATCGTGCGCAATGGTGAAATCAAACACATTACCACAGGCTTTACCTCGCCAATCGGTTTACTTGCTCGTCTTTGGGTGAGTTAA